One region of Acidobacteriota bacterium genomic DNA includes:
- a CDS encoding OmpA family protein gives MMALFDSLISEVASRFGLGDKAGPLVSALLELISSAEGGGIAGFIDKFKQAGLGDQVLSWISTGANAPLEEKQVESALGAPVLSGLAEKAGVPLDKAKSALAFLIPALIDKLTPGGVIPSSLPALSSLWSGVTGATTGATGATAAVSGAAHTVRAGASHATNEAVEAVTDNGGWLRLLPLLLLGVLVYLGYQYCNRAHVPEVAVKLAVPATPTPAPINASLSLINADGKIKVTGIVPDEATRQKILDELKAAYGEGKFEANLTVNPAAKPAGWLAKLADVLKEFKIPGAELSFDGDAIKVGGTAAAAALVDKLKGLFGGGFNVIGNFLDVNAAVAAANEKAQAALAALTGGANADAVVNALNLQIINFASGKADIPAANQALLKKAAEVLKGAPVGTRFEVGGHTDNKGAAAGNLKLSQARAGAVAKYLAGLGVKAEQLVAKGYGPDKPVASNDTEEGRFKNRRIEFAVVK, from the coding sequence ATGATGGCGCTGTTCGATTCGCTCATTAGTGAAGTTGCGAGCCGCTTTGGCTTGGGAGACAAGGCCGGGCCGCTGGTTTCGGCGTTGCTGGAACTAATTTCCAGCGCAGAAGGCGGCGGGATTGCCGGGTTCATTGACAAATTTAAGCAGGCTGGTTTGGGCGATCAGGTTTTATCCTGGATCAGCACGGGCGCGAATGCGCCGCTCGAAGAAAAGCAAGTCGAGAGCGCACTGGGCGCGCCTGTCTTGAGCGGGTTGGCCGAAAAAGCAGGCGTGCCGCTCGACAAAGCGAAGTCGGCACTGGCCTTTCTGATTCCGGCGCTCATTGACAAGTTGACGCCCGGCGGTGTGATCCCTTCGTCGTTGCCCGCGCTGAGTTCGCTGTGGTCAGGCGTTACCGGCGCGACGACGGGCGCAACTGGCGCAACCGCCGCAGTCAGTGGTGCGGCCCACACAGTTAGAGCAGGTGCTTCGCACGCGACGAACGAAGCGGTTGAAGCCGTCACGGACAATGGCGGCTGGTTGCGGCTCTTGCCGTTGTTGCTGTTGGGCGTGCTGGTTTATCTGGGCTATCAATATTGCAATCGCGCGCACGTGCCCGAAGTGGCGGTGAAGCTGGCGGTTCCTGCCACGCCGACGCCCGCGCCGATCAATGCGTCGCTCTCACTGATCAACGCCGACGGCAAGATCAAGGTCACCGGCATCGTGCCGGATGAAGCGACGCGGCAAAAGATTCTCGACGAGTTGAAAGCTGCCTACGGCGAAGGCAAGTTCGAGGCGAATCTCACGGTCAATCCGGCGGCGAAACCGGCGGGCTGGCTGGCGAAACTGGCCGATGTTTTGAAAGAGTTCAAGATTCCCGGCGCGGAACTGAGTTTTGACGGGGACGCGATCAAGGTTGGCGGCACGGCTGCCGCAGCGGCCTTGGTTGATAAATTGAAAGGTTTGTTCGGCGGCGGCTTCAACGTCATCGGCAACTTCCTGGATGTGAATGCGGCAGTGGCGGCGGCGAACGAGAAGGCGCAGGCCGCACTGGCCGCCTTGACCGGCGGGGCGAATGCCGATGCGGTCGTCAATGCGCTGAACTTGCAAATCATCAACTTCGCCTCCGGCAAGGCGGATATTCCAGCGGCCAATCAGGCACTGCTGAAGAAAGCCGCCGAAGTGCTGAAGGGCGCGCCTGTAGGCACCCGGTTTGAAGTCGGCGGGCACACCGATAACAAAGGCGCGGCGGCAGGGAACTTGAAACTTTCGCAAGCGCGCGCCGGGGCGGTCGCCAAATATCTGGCTGGTTTGGGCGTCAAGGCCGAGCAACTGGTGGCGAAAGGTTACGGCCCCGACAAACCGGTCGCCAGCAACGATACCGAAGAAGGGCGTTTCAAAAATCGCCGCATCGAATTTGCCGTAGTGAAATAG